Proteins encoded together in one Drosophila albomicans strain 15112-1751.03 chromosome 2R, ASM965048v2, whole genome shotgun sequence window:
- the LOC117576584 gene encoding transcription initiation factor IIA subunit 1 isoform X1 codes for MALCQTSVLKVYHAVIEDVISNVRDAFLDEGVDEQVLQEMKQIWRNKLLASKAVELNPEPGEPGHHPPPIVANNPKVSKAANAKAKKAAAAAAASQQNSNNNGAGASGGMNTSGDSNKPATPAAAAGKSPALTAVGGGGIIKNGGIGAIKQEVTSQNPPPLHPTSGAASMLQKQQQAAAAGGGGNAASGGQTPIPIVSQLDPNRIMPVNITLPSPPGSTSSESRVLTIQVPASALQENQLTQILTAHLISSIMSLPTTLASSVLQQHVNAALTNANHQKNIAIAKQLDGALDSSEEDESEESDDNMDNDDDDDLDKDDDDDAEHEDAAEEEPLNSEDDVTDEDNAEVFDTDNVIVCQYDKITRSRNKWKFYLKDGIMNMRGKDYVFQKSNGDAEW; via the exons ATGGCATTATGCCAAACATCAGTG CTGAAAGTGTATCATGCCGTGATTGAAGATGTCATCTCGAATGTGCGCGACGCCTTTCTGGATGAGGGCGTCGACGAGCAGGTGCTGCAGGAGATGAAACAGATCTGGCGCAATAAACTGTTAGCAAGTAAGGCGGTTGAATTGAATCCAGAGCCGGGCGAGCCGGGTCATCATCCACCGCCCATTGTGGCCAACAATCCAAAGGTAAGCAAG gctgccaatgccaaagccaaaaaggctgctgccgctgcggcaGCCTCACaacagaacagcaacaacaacggcgccGGAGCAAGTGGCGGCATGAACACGTCTGGGGACAGCAATAAGCCAGCAACACCAGCTGCGGCAGCTGGTAAATCTCCAGCACTGACTGCAGTTGGCGGTGGAGGCATCATTAAGAATGGTGGCATCGGAGCCATCAAGCAGGAGGTCACATCACAGAATCCGCCACCGTTGCATCCCACATCGGGTGCGGCGTCAATGctgcagaagcaacagcaggctgccgctgctggtgGCGGCGGCAATGCAGCTTCTGGTGGTCAGACACCCATACCAATTGTATCGCAATTGGACCCCAATCGCATAATGCCTGTGAAT atTACGTTACCTTCGCCACCTGGCTCAACAAGTTCGGAATCTCGTGTGCTCACCATACAAGTGCCAGCATCGGCACTGCAAGAGAATCAGCTGACCCAAATATTAACAGCTCATCTGATTTCATCGATTATGTCATTGCCCACCACATTAGCCTCATCCGTGCTGCAGCAGCATGTGAATGCGGCTCTCACCAATGCCAATCATCAGA AGAATATTGCCATTGCTAAGCAATTGGATGGCGCTTTGGATTCGTCGGAAGAGGATGAGAGCGAGGAGAGTGATGATAATATGgataacgatgacgatgatgatttGGACaaagacgatgacgatgatgctgAGCATGAGGATGCTGCCGAAGAGGAGCCCTTGAATAGCGAAGACGACGTCACCGATGAGGACAATGCCGAGGTCTTTGACACAGATAACGTTATTGTGTGCCAGTATGATAAG ATCACACGATCGCGCAACAAATGGAAATTCTATCTCAAGGATGGCATCATGAATATGCGCGGCAAGGATTACGTATTTCAAAAGTCGAACGGCGATGCTGAATGGTAA
- the LOC117576584 gene encoding transcription initiation factor IIA subunit 1 isoform X2, giving the protein MALCQTSVLKVYHAVIEDVISNVRDAFLDEGVDEQVLQEMKQIWRNKLLASKAVELNPEPGEPGHHPPPIVANNPKAANAKAKKAAAAAAASQQNSNNNGAGASGGMNTSGDSNKPATPAAAAGKSPALTAVGGGGIIKNGGIGAIKQEVTSQNPPPLHPTSGAASMLQKQQQAAAAGGGGNAASGGQTPIPIVSQLDPNRIMPVNITLPSPPGSTSSESRVLTIQVPASALQENQLTQILTAHLISSIMSLPTTLASSVLQQHVNAALTNANHQKNIAIAKQLDGALDSSEEDESEESDDNMDNDDDDDLDKDDDDDAEHEDAAEEEPLNSEDDVTDEDNAEVFDTDNVIVCQYDKITRSRNKWKFYLKDGIMNMRGKDYVFQKSNGDAEW; this is encoded by the exons ATGGCATTATGCCAAACATCAGTG CTGAAAGTGTATCATGCCGTGATTGAAGATGTCATCTCGAATGTGCGCGACGCCTTTCTGGATGAGGGCGTCGACGAGCAGGTGCTGCAGGAGATGAAACAGATCTGGCGCAATAAACTGTTAGCAAGTAAGGCGGTTGAATTGAATCCAGAGCCGGGCGAGCCGGGTCATCATCCACCGCCCATTGTGGCCAACAATCCAAAG gctgccaatgccaaagccaaaaaggctgctgccgctgcggcaGCCTCACaacagaacagcaacaacaacggcgccGGAGCAAGTGGCGGCATGAACACGTCTGGGGACAGCAATAAGCCAGCAACACCAGCTGCGGCAGCTGGTAAATCTCCAGCACTGACTGCAGTTGGCGGTGGAGGCATCATTAAGAATGGTGGCATCGGAGCCATCAAGCAGGAGGTCACATCACAGAATCCGCCACCGTTGCATCCCACATCGGGTGCGGCGTCAATGctgcagaagcaacagcaggctgccgctgctggtgGCGGCGGCAATGCAGCTTCTGGTGGTCAGACACCCATACCAATTGTATCGCAATTGGACCCCAATCGCATAATGCCTGTGAAT atTACGTTACCTTCGCCACCTGGCTCAACAAGTTCGGAATCTCGTGTGCTCACCATACAAGTGCCAGCATCGGCACTGCAAGAGAATCAGCTGACCCAAATATTAACAGCTCATCTGATTTCATCGATTATGTCATTGCCCACCACATTAGCCTCATCCGTGCTGCAGCAGCATGTGAATGCGGCTCTCACCAATGCCAATCATCAGA AGAATATTGCCATTGCTAAGCAATTGGATGGCGCTTTGGATTCGTCGGAAGAGGATGAGAGCGAGGAGAGTGATGATAATATGgataacgatgacgatgatgatttGGACaaagacgatgacgatgatgctgAGCATGAGGATGCTGCCGAAGAGGAGCCCTTGAATAGCGAAGACGACGTCACCGATGAGGACAATGCCGAGGTCTTTGACACAGATAACGTTATTGTGTGCCAGTATGATAAG ATCACACGATCGCGCAACAAATGGAAATTCTATCTCAAGGATGGCATCATGAATATGCGCGGCAAGGATTACGTATTTCAAAAGTCGAACGGCGATGCTGAATGGTAA
- the LOC117576585 gene encoding aprataxin and PNK-like factor isoform X1: MSAEENNNNSNIPSPAKRKLSENEEKPNTHEANKRRKSEDAVAPTTNSNNENVVIKTEKVEDEDAAANEASAESSSNIPVVIKTEPEEENEATVDGPSTSSNISTAVVVKTEPATTTRKQSPEPDSSVSSSTLRRSCRFGIRCYRLNPAHRAAEAHPGDADYRRPSFPDPPLGTPACPFGNACYRRNPTHFQQFSHPPDFNSAQNIRNRLRQRRNQTQNTNGTAAAHLDSETDEDEEDPFHDEADSDLDYKPGANLDDDDEDEEDDLEFNSERQNCDEFD; encoded by the exons ATGAGCGCTgaggaaaataataataattcaaatatccCTTCACCTGCTAAAAGAAAACTGTcagaaaatgaagaaaaaccAAATACCCATGAAGCTAATAAACGTCGAAAATCCGAAGACGCTGTagcgccaacaacaaacagcaacaacgaaaatgtAGTTatcaaaacagaaaaagtggAAGACGAGGACGCCGCTGCAAATGAAGCATCAGCTGAAAGTAGCAGCAATATTCCAGTAGTAATCAAGACAGAGCCAGAGGAAGAAAATGAAGCAACAGTTGATGGCCCAAGCACAAGCTCGAATATTTCGACAGCAGTTGTTGTAAAGACggaaccagcaacaacaaccagaaaaCAGTCACCAGAGCCCGATTCCTCGGTTTCCTCGAGCACTTTGCGCCGCTCGTGTCGATTTGGCATTCGATGTTACAG GCTGAATCCGGCACATCGGGCAGCCGAGGCACATCCAGGTGACGCCGACTATCGTCGCCCCAGTTTTCCAGATCCGCCACTAGGAACACCTGCATGTCCGTTTGGCAACGCATGCTATCGTCGCAATCCCACGCATTTTCAGCAGTTTTCACATCCACCAGATT TCAATTCTGCCCAGAACATACGCAATCGTTTGCGCCAACGACGAAACCAGACCCAAAATACCAATGGTACTGCAGCTGCACATTTGGACTCGGAAACGgatgaagatgaagaggaTCCATTCCACGATGAAGCCGACTCGGACTTGGATTATAAGCCTGGCGCCAATTTagatgacgatgacgaagaTGAAGAGGACGATCTTGAATTTAATAGCGAACGTCAGAATTGTGATGAGTTTGATTAA
- the LOC117576585 gene encoding aprataxin and PNK-like factor isoform X2, whose amino-acid sequence MSAEENNNNSNIPSPAKRKLSENEEKPNTHEANKRRKSEDAVAPTTNSNNENVVIKTEKVEDEDAAANEASAESSSNIPVVIKTEPEEENEATVDGPSTSSNISTAVVVKTEPATTTRKQSPEPDSSVSSSTLRRSCRFGIRCYRLNPAHRAAEAHPGDADYRRPSFPDPPLGTPACPFGNACYRRNPTHFQQFSHPPD is encoded by the exons ATGAGCGCTgaggaaaataataataattcaaatatccCTTCACCTGCTAAAAGAAAACTGTcagaaaatgaagaaaaaccAAATACCCATGAAGCTAATAAACGTCGAAAATCCGAAGACGCTGTagcgccaacaacaaacagcaacaacgaaaatgtAGTTatcaaaacagaaaaagtggAAGACGAGGACGCCGCTGCAAATGAAGCATCAGCTGAAAGTAGCAGCAATATTCCAGTAGTAATCAAGACAGAGCCAGAGGAAGAAAATGAAGCAACAGTTGATGGCCCAAGCACAAGCTCGAATATTTCGACAGCAGTTGTTGTAAAGACggaaccagcaacaacaaccagaaaaCAGTCACCAGAGCCCGATTCCTCGGTTTCCTCGAGCACTTTGCGCCGCTCGTGTCGATTTGGCATTCGATGTTACAG GCTGAATCCGGCACATCGGGCAGCCGAGGCACATCCAGGTGACGCCGACTATCGTCGCCCCAGTTTTCCAGATCCGCCACTAGGAACACCTGCATGTCCGTTTGGCAACGCATGCTATCGTCGCAATCCCACGCATTTTCAGCAGTTTTCACATCCACCAGATT AA
- the LOC117574560 gene encoding uncharacterized protein LOC117574560 encodes MKRYKQKLREVWLQMPEFRPWLRRDPEDSYRARCRMCKCGVNTKICDLRAHALTKKHMKRSNTVEIKRNDSSNDEDEMSFDRSPDYKPKASTSKRVNKNNSYDSRSKSNPIKTETRNSSGPDYEAIIESLALYEPEQALFSNESTTQSNHPIDKELNGTNNNIDEEMITNAVTVAVKNMKDSAQIFGDFVADRLRQLTDQTSEYAKDKIMQVILEAAALDRTHVKCSEES; translated from the exons ATGAAAAGATACAAGCAAAAATTGCGAGAAGTGTGGCTACAAATGCCAGAATTTCGACCATGGCTACGTCGAGATCCCGAAGATTCATACAGAGCTCGGTGCCGCATGTGCAAATGTGGCGTTAATACAAAGATTTGTGACTTGCGCGCTCATGCACTGACCAAGAAACACATGAAGAGAAGTAACACAGTTGAAATCAAAAGAAACGACTCA AGCAACGACGAAGACGAGATGTCATTTGATCGCAGTCCTGACTACAAACCCAAAGCTTCGACATCGAAACGtgtcaacaaaaacaacagctaTGACAGTCGAAGCAAATCAAATCCAATTAAAACGGAAACAAGAAATAGCAGTGGTCCCGATTATGAAGCGATTATTGAAAGTCTGGCACTGTACGAGCCGGAACAAGCGCTGTTCTCTAATGAATCCACCACACAATCTAATCATCCTATTGACAAGGAGCTGAATGGCACTAATAATAACATCGATGAGGAAATGATTACAAATGCTGTGACCGTTGCGGTGAAGAACATGAAAGATTCGGCACAAATATTTGGGGATTTTGTTGCTGATCGTTTGCGACAATTGACAGATCAGACATCCGAGTATGCAAAGGATAAGATAATGCAAGTTATTTTAGAAGCTGCTGCGTTAGACAGAACCCACGTGAAATGCAGCGAAGAatcataa